In Macrobrachium rosenbergii isolate ZJJX-2024 chromosome 6, ASM4041242v1, whole genome shotgun sequence, a genomic segment contains:
- the LOC136839457 gene encoding major facilitator superfamily domain-containing protein 6-like isoform X1: protein MNINRSLLPIKLHYFLRYAGAAFLATVLPLIVRQKGVSPQGIGFLWSTMPIVGLISNSVSGAFADYFRAHRAVFLCSLAVLTTGLLAAYGLPSLPLEKENTSNALQDISAQFPILPPGEENNGNVLRNISAQFTNFSAAEELYNRDGLTYPEQTKGSSAFNGTSLQFPSATDHHKDVKDPELTTEEGQFPPPVSKDSTGGADSPVDSLALSHLMKYPQFWLIFGALMMKQMGTSTCVMITDAVCLQILGDKRHKYGQQRLWGTIGKGTISVITGALVDLYSKGLPQADYLPAAIICAVIMTSDMVLVSRMTISSSQGRKVKMRDVGSVIIHPQAVLFFVTAFVVGTSTGLLSVFKLMYMEDVSNAWDPTFSNLKFLQGLSISIEAFGGDVPFFFVSGMIIKRLGYKVVFAGCLGTLAIRFCIYYTITNPWWFLPVEFLSGITFALFHSCMAAYASHLAPPGAQASLQAVVRAVSLIGHSVAGYLGGVLFQSIGGALMYLSVGIFDAIFCIIFMCSQFLITKHCSSEVLQGGSGHDSSGTPLATSGGESSKNHQASGEDSSSKDHQNEKDGKEGKETGRFLQEDVQCEK from the exons ATGAATATCAACCGGAGTCTGTTACCCATCAAACTACATTACTTCCTGAGATATGCAG GCGCTGCATTTCTGGCAACGGTCCTCCCTCTGATCGTAAGACAGAAAGGGGTATCACCTCAAGGCATCGGGTTCCTATGGAGTACAATGCCCATTGTAGGTTTGATCAGCAACAGCGTATCAGGGGCATTCGCTGATTACTTCCGGGCACATCGCgctgtatttttgtgttctcttGCCGTTCTCACCACGGGACTCTTGGCAGCTTATGGCCTTCCAAGCCTCccactggaaaaagaaaacaccAGCAATGCCCTTCAGGATATCAGTGCCCAGTTTCCAATTCTTCCACCTGGTGAAGAAAACAATGGAAATGTTCTTCGGAATATCAGTGCCCAATTTACTAATTTCTCTGCTGCAGAAGAACTCTACAACCGTGACGGTCTCACATACCCTGAACAGACTAAAGGTAGTTCAGCCTTCAATGGAACCAGCCTTCAGTTTCCTTCTGCTACTGACCATCACAAGGACGTGAAAGACCCAGAACTGACCACGGAGGAAGGACAGTTCCCTCCTCCAGTCTCAAAAGACTCCACAGGGGGAGCAGATTCTCCAGTAGATTCTTTAGCGCTGTCCCACCTGATGAAGTACCCTCAGTTCTGGTTGATATTTGGGGCCCTCATGATGAAACAGATGGGAACGAGTACCTGCGTAATGATCACGGACGCTGTTTGTTTACAAATTCTTG GAGACAAAAGACACAAATACGGCCAACAACGACTTTGGGGTACCATTGGCAAGGGCACGATATCGGTAATCACAGGAGCCCTGGTAGACCTTTATTCCAAAGGCCTACCTCAAGCCGACTACCTCCCTGCAGCGATCATTTGTGCTGTGATCATGACGTCAGACATGGTTCTTGTGTCTAGAATGACAATCTCCTCCTCCCAAGGGCGTAAAGTAAAAATGAGGGACGTCGGGAGTGTTATCATTCATCCTCAAGCCGTCCTTTTCTTT GTCACGGCGTTCGTGGTGGGAACGTCCACAGGCCTGCTGTCAGTGTTCAAACTTATGTACATGGAGGATGTATCCAATGCATGGGACCCAACCTTCTCAAACTTGAAATTCCTGCAGGGACTGAGCATAAGCATTGAGGCCTTCGGGGGAGACGTTCCTTTCTTTTTCGTCTCGG GAATGATCATAAAACGTCTGGGATACAAAGTGGTATTTGCTGGATGCCTGGGGACGCTCGCTATCAGATTCTGCATTTACTATACCATAACCAATCCTTGGTGGTTCCTACCAGTTGAGTTCCTCAGTGGCATAACCTTTGCCTTATTTCATTCTTGCATGGCTGCTTATGCCAGCCATCTGGCACCGCCCGGGGCACAAGCATCTCTCCAGGCAGTTGTCAGAGCGGTGTCTTTGATAG gacattCGGTGGCTGGTTATTTAGGAGGGGTCCTGTTTCAGTCCATCGGAGGAGCTTTAATGTATTTGTCCGTCGGAATCTTCGATGCCATTTTCTGCATAATTTTCATGTGCTCTCAGTTCCTGATCACAAAGCACTGCAGCTCCGAGGTTTTACAAG GAGGTTCTGGCCATGACAGCTCAGGCACTCCATTGGCAACGTCAGGGGGAGAGTCATCAAAAAATCATCAAGCGTCCGGGGAAGATTCTTCATCAAAAGATCATCAAAATGAAAAGgatggaaaggaaggaaaggaaaccGGGAGATTCCTGCAGGAAGACGTTCAATGTGAGAAGTAA
- the LOC136839457 gene encoding major facilitator superfamily domain-containing protein 6-like isoform X2 — protein sequence MNINRSLLPIKLHYFLRYAGAAFLATVLPLIVRQKGVSPQGIGFLWSTMPIVGLISNSVSGAFADYFRAHRAVFLCSLAVLTTGLLAAYGLPSLPLEKENTSNALQDISAQFPILPPGEENNGNVLRNISAQFTNFSAAEELYNRDGLTYPEQTKGSSAFNGTSLQFPSATDHHKDVKDPELTTEEGQFPPPVSKDSTGGADSPVDSLALSHLMKYPQFWLIFGALMMKQMGTSTCVMITDAVCLQILGDKRHKYGQQRLWGTIGKGTISVITGALVDLYSKGLPQADYLPAAIICAVIMTSDMVLVSRMTISSSQGRKVKMRDVGSVIIHPQAVLFFVTAFVVGTSTGLLSVFKLMYMEDVSNAWDPTFSNLKFLQGLSISIEAFGGDVPFFFVSGMIIKRLGYKVVFAGCLGTLAIRFCIYYTITNPWWFLPVEFLSGITFALFHSCMAAYASHLAPPGAQASLQAVVRAVSLIGGSGHDSSGTPLATSGGESSKNHQASGEDSSSKDHQNEKDGKEGKETGRFLQEDVQCEK from the exons ATGAATATCAACCGGAGTCTGTTACCCATCAAACTACATTACTTCCTGAGATATGCAG GCGCTGCATTTCTGGCAACGGTCCTCCCTCTGATCGTAAGACAGAAAGGGGTATCACCTCAAGGCATCGGGTTCCTATGGAGTACAATGCCCATTGTAGGTTTGATCAGCAACAGCGTATCAGGGGCATTCGCTGATTACTTCCGGGCACATCGCgctgtatttttgtgttctcttGCCGTTCTCACCACGGGACTCTTGGCAGCTTATGGCCTTCCAAGCCTCccactggaaaaagaaaacaccAGCAATGCCCTTCAGGATATCAGTGCCCAGTTTCCAATTCTTCCACCTGGTGAAGAAAACAATGGAAATGTTCTTCGGAATATCAGTGCCCAATTTACTAATTTCTCTGCTGCAGAAGAACTCTACAACCGTGACGGTCTCACATACCCTGAACAGACTAAAGGTAGTTCAGCCTTCAATGGAACCAGCCTTCAGTTTCCTTCTGCTACTGACCATCACAAGGACGTGAAAGACCCAGAACTGACCACGGAGGAAGGACAGTTCCCTCCTCCAGTCTCAAAAGACTCCACAGGGGGAGCAGATTCTCCAGTAGATTCTTTAGCGCTGTCCCACCTGATGAAGTACCCTCAGTTCTGGTTGATATTTGGGGCCCTCATGATGAAACAGATGGGAACGAGTACCTGCGTAATGATCACGGACGCTGTTTGTTTACAAATTCTTG GAGACAAAAGACACAAATACGGCCAACAACGACTTTGGGGTACCATTGGCAAGGGCACGATATCGGTAATCACAGGAGCCCTGGTAGACCTTTATTCCAAAGGCCTACCTCAAGCCGACTACCTCCCTGCAGCGATCATTTGTGCTGTGATCATGACGTCAGACATGGTTCTTGTGTCTAGAATGACAATCTCCTCCTCCCAAGGGCGTAAAGTAAAAATGAGGGACGTCGGGAGTGTTATCATTCATCCTCAAGCCGTCCTTTTCTTT GTCACGGCGTTCGTGGTGGGAACGTCCACAGGCCTGCTGTCAGTGTTCAAACTTATGTACATGGAGGATGTATCCAATGCATGGGACCCAACCTTCTCAAACTTGAAATTCCTGCAGGGACTGAGCATAAGCATTGAGGCCTTCGGGGGAGACGTTCCTTTCTTTTTCGTCTCGG GAATGATCATAAAACGTCTGGGATACAAAGTGGTATTTGCTGGATGCCTGGGGACGCTCGCTATCAGATTCTGCATTTACTATACCATAACCAATCCTTGGTGGTTCCTACCAGTTGAGTTCCTCAGTGGCATAACCTTTGCCTTATTTCATTCTTGCATGGCTGCTTATGCCAGCCATCTGGCACCGCCCGGGGCACAAGCATCTCTCCAGGCAGTTGTCAGAGCGGTGTCTTTGATAG GAGGTTCTGGCCATGACAGCTCAGGCACTCCATTGGCAACGTCAGGGGGAGAGTCATCAAAAAATCATCAAGCGTCCGGGGAAGATTCTTCATCAAAAGATCATCAAAATGAAAAGgatggaaaggaaggaaaggaaaccGGGAGATTCCTGCAGGAAGACGTTCAATGTGAGAAGTAA